Part of the Streptomyces europaeiscabiei genome is shown below.
GCAGCCCGCGTGCGTACGGCCGGGGCGGACCCCTCCCGCGGCTCACCCAGCGCGTACGCCACCGCCTGCTCCGCCGTCAGACGGCCGCCTCGGCGGAGGGACAGGGCATAGGCGTGGTCACCGAGGGTGCTCCGGGCGTGGTGTTCGGCGGCGCGGGGGCGGCCGGGCCGGAGGGCGTCCATGGGCTTGCCGCCGATGTCGTGCCAGATGCGGTCGGCGGCGCCGCGCAGGACGCCGGCCCGCTCGGCGCCGCCCGCCAGGGCCTCGGCGGCGGCGAGCAGGTCGAGGGTACGGGCGAGGCTCTGGTGCTGGCGCACGGTGTACGGCAGCCGCAGACAGTCGCGGGCATGCTCGGCGGCACGGTCGTACTGCCCGGCCGACCAGTGCGCGAGGGCGAGGGTGCGCAGCGCCCAGGAGCGGGCCCACTGTTCGCCGTGCGCCTCGCAGAGGGCGACGGCCTCGGCGCACAGCGGGATCGCCTCCGCCGCGCGGCCCCGGCTGACGAGGGTGCAGGCCAGTTCGACGCGGGTGAGGACGACGAAGGCGGTGGAGGCGCGGGCCCGGACCGGGGCGAGCGCGCCGGCCGGTACGGGCGAGGGCGTGGGCACCGGAAGTTCCTCGTCGGCGTCGTACGCGGTCCGCACCGGGTCGAGGCCGGCCAGGACGGCGGCGGAGCGGCTGTGCACCAGCGAGGTCAGGGCGCCCGCCCACATGGCGCGGGTCAGGGTCACGTCCGGCCGGGCCCCGGCCCGCAGGGCGCCGTCCATCCAGTGCCGGCCCTCGCCCCAGATGCCGCCCGCGACCCAGTGGAACCACAGGCCGGCGGCGAGCCGCAGCCCGTGCTGGGCCTCGCCGGGGGTGGTGAGGCAGAAGTCGAGGGCGGCCCGGAAGTTGTCCTGGTCGATCCGCAGCCGTTCGGTGATCTCCGCCTGGTCGGGGCCGAACCAGGCCTGCTCGTACTCGGCGCCGAGCCGCGCGAAGTGGTCGCGGTGGCGCCGCCTGGTGTCGGTCGCCTCACCCAGGTCGTTAAGCTTCTCCAGTCCGTAGTCGCGCAGGGAGACCAGCAGGCGGTAGCGCACCTGCCCGGCATGCTCCTCCCGGACGAGCACCGATTTGTCGACGAGCCCGGCGACGGCGTCCAGGACGGCGCACGGGGCGATCTCCTCCCGGGAACCGGCGTCCGCCCCGGCGCAGACCGCCTCAGCGGCGGCCAGGTCGAAGCCGCCGACGAACACCGACAACCACGCCCACACCAGCTGCTCCTGCGGGGTGCACAGTTCATGGCTCCAGTCGACGGCGGAGCGCAGGGTGCGGTGGCGGGGCTCGGAGGTCGGGCTGCCGCAGGTGAGGAGCTGGTAGCGGTCGTCGAGGCGTTCGACGAGCTGCTCCACGCCGAGGGCGCGCACCCGGACCGCCGCCAGCTCGATGGCCAGCGGCAGTCCGTCGAGGCGCCGGCAGAGGCGGGCCACGGCCTGCTGGTTCGCCTCGCCGACGGTGAAGCCGGGGACCACGGCCGCCGCCCGGTCGGCGAACAGCCGCAGCGCGGGGAAGGACTCGACCGCCGACGGGGTCAGTTCCTCCGGCGCGGGCGCGGGCAACGGCGGCACCTCGAAGAGCTGTTCCCCGGCCAGCCCGAGCCGGTGCCTGCTGGTGGCGAGGATCCGTACGCCCTCGGTGGCCGCCAGCACGGTCCCCGCGAGGACCGCGCAACTGCGCAGCAGATGCTCGCAGTTGTCGAGCACGATGAGTAAGCGCCGCCCGCGCAGGTGGTCGACGAGGATCTCCAGCGGGGGCCGTACGGTCTCGTTGCGGACACCGAGCACGTCGTTCACGGCGTGCGGGACGAACGCCTCGTCGCTCAGCGCGGCCAGCGGTACGAGCCACACGCCGTCCGGGAAGGCCCGTGCGACCTGGCCCGCCACATGCCCGGCGAGGCGGGTCTTGCCCACCCCGCCGGGTCCCGTCAGCGTCAGCAGTCTGCCCGCCGACAACAACCGTCTGACATCGGCCGCCTCGTCCCGTCGCCCCACGAAGCTCGTCAGCTCCGCCGGGAAACCGGAAGGGCGCCGCGACTCCGATCCGCCCACGATCCTGGTCACCGGGTTCCTCCAAGGGTGCCCCGGCCTTCAGGCCGGGGAGGAATCGGACTCCTGCGGAGCAGGGCAGGGAAAGCCGAATCACAGTCAGGGCGATTCGGCATCCGCCTCGACAGTGTCGCGTCCGGCCTCCAGCCGATAGACGATCTCGGAGTTGAGGGACCTGCGGGCCGATCTGGCTTGAGCG
Proteins encoded:
- a CDS encoding LuxR C-terminal-related transcriptional regulator, which codes for MTRIVGGSESRRPSGFPAELTSFVGRRDEAADVRRLLSAGRLLTLTGPGGVGKTRLAGHVAGQVARAFPDGVWLVPLAALSDEAFVPHAVNDVLGVRNETVRPPLEILVDHLRGRRLLIVLDNCEHLLRSCAVLAGTVLAATEGVRILATSRHRLGLAGEQLFEVPPLPAPAPEELTPSAVESFPALRLFADRAAAVVPGFTVGEANQQAVARLCRRLDGLPLAIELAAVRVRALGVEQLVERLDDRYQLLTCGSPTSEPRHRTLRSAVDWSHELCTPQEQLVWAWLSVFVGGFDLAAAEAVCAGADAGSREEIAPCAVLDAVAGLVDKSVLVREEHAGQVRYRLLVSLRDYGLEKLNDLGEATDTRRRHRDHFARLGAEYEQAWFGPDQAEITERLRIDQDNFRAALDFCLTTPGEAQHGLRLAAGLWFHWVAGGIWGEGRHWMDGALRAGARPDVTLTRAMWAGALTSLVHSRSAAVLAGLDPVRTAYDADEELPVPTPSPVPAGALAPVRARASTAFVVLTRVELACTLVSRGRAAEAIPLCAEAVALCEAHGEQWARSWALRTLALAHWSAGQYDRAAEHARDCLRLPYTVRQHQSLARTLDLLAAAEALAGGAERAGVLRGAADRIWHDIGGKPMDALRPGRPRAAEHHARSTLGDHAYALSLRRGGRLTAEQAVAYALGEPREGSAPAVRTRAASTAREGGAPAGSPIGAAPAPAPASARAPSADPVPDPVPLTRRELQVAALVAQGRTNKQIADHLVIARRTAEGHVERILVKLGFHNRSQVAAWFSARAGL
- a CDS encoding Arc family DNA-binding protein → MDEEKRITLRLPADLHAWLAAQARSARRSLNSEIVYRLEAGRDTVEADAESP